A window from Citrus sinensis cultivar Valencia sweet orange chromosome 3, DVS_A1.0, whole genome shotgun sequence encodes these proteins:
- the LOC102612671 gene encoding uncharacterized protein LOC102612671, whose product MLARRLSSFFKSPPTSKASSAAKSVDEEKSKSFGRKAVSFVLITVTGGVALSALDDLAIYHSCSSKAMEKASKNQAVIDAIGEPIKKGPWYNASLAVTHHRHSVSCTFPVSGPQGNGIFQLKAVRNGDPGWFPFLGPRDWEILIMDARFHVPGNEGQQQTLKINLLDPFSPSDCKACTDCKTQVS is encoded by the exons ATGTTAGCGAGAAGATTGAGTTCTTTCTTTAAGAGCCCTCCAACTTCAAAGGCGTCCAG TGCAGCAAAGTCTGTGGATGAAGAAAAAAGCAAGTCATTTGGTCGTAAAGCAGTGTCCTTTGTCTTGATTACTGTTACGGGTGGTGTAGCGTTAAGTGCCCTTGATGACCTTGCTATTTATCACAGCTGTAGCAg CAAGGCCATGGAGAAAGCCAGTAAGAATCAGGCAGTCATTGATGCCATTGGAGAACCAATAAAGAAGGGCCCCTGGTACAATGCATCTCTTGCTGTAACTCACCATAGACATTCTGTGTCTTGCACATTCCCTGTGTCTGGACCACAAGGTAATGGGATCTTCCAGTTGAAGGCAGTTCGTAATGGAG ATCCCGGCTGGTTTCCCTTTCTGGGGCCAAGAGACTgggaaatattaataatggaTGCTCGTTTTCACGTCCCCGGAAATGAAGGGCAGCAGCAAACGTTAAAAATTAACCTATTGGATCCTTTCTCACCTTCGGATTGTAAGGCCTGCACTGACTGCAAGACTCAGGTATCATAG
- the LOC102613175 gene encoding hypothetical protein At1g04090-like isoform X1: protein MFGCKCFYWNEVNNMSPTEPGTFSLPAPLPTWPQGQGFASGRINLGEIEVCRISRFNFIWRCNLLQSKKKSATFYEPAGIPDGFYSLGHYCQFDSRPLRGFVLVARDLASSEAEAAHTSNLFKSPALQNPLDYTLVWCSDEGGQGNYEGCAFFWLPQPPDGYKSMGFLVTKTPNKPELDEVRCVRDDLTDKCEVHHLIFDAISKFSSSPFSVWSTRPCNRGMLGRGVSLGTFFCSSNWISGQELNIACLKNLDPKLHAMPNCDQIHALIRNYGPTVFFHADEVYLPSSVSWFFTNGALLYKAGDLVGEAIDPSGSNLPSGGRNDGEFWIDLPSDGGRQIVKHGNMESAKLYVHVKPAVGGTFTDIVMWVFCPFNGPGTLKVGIMNVAFSKIGQHVGDWEHFTLRICNFTGELWSIYFSQHSGGKWVAAYDLEYIEGNKAIVYSSKNGHASFPHPGTYLQGSEILGIGVRNDAARSNLYVDSSIQYELVAAEYLGEGVVAEPSWLQFMRKWGPTIVYDSKTELDKIIKLLPLMIRYSVENAVSKLPLELYGEEGPTGPKEKNNWVGDERG from the exons ATGTTTGGGTGCAAATGCTTTTATTGGAACGAAGTTAACAATATGTCTCCAACAGAACCTGGAACCTTCTCATTGCCTGCTCCACTTCCCACCTGGCCTCAAG GTCAAGGATTTGCTTCTGGACGAATAAATCTTGGAGAAATAGAAGTTTGTAGAATTTCCAGGTTTAACTTCATTTGGAGGTGCAATCTTTTGCAGAGCAAGAAAAAAAGTGCTACATTTTATGAACCAGCGGGAATCCCTGATGGATTTTATAGCCTTGGTCACTATTGCCAATTTGACAGTAGGCCTTTGAGAGGTTTTGTACTTGTGGCCAGggacttggcttcctctgagGCAGAAGCAGCTCATACCTCTAACCTTTTTAAGTCACCAGCTCTTCAAAATCCCCTTGATTATACATTAGTTTGGTGTTCAGATGAAGGAGGCCAGGGGAACTATGAAGGCTGTGCTTTCTTCTGGTTACCTCAGCCTCCTGATGGCTATAAGTCCATGGGCTTTTTGGTTACCAAAACTCCAAATAAACCTGAGTTGGATGAAGTTAGATGTGTCCGAGATGATCTAACTGATAAATGCGAAGTTCATCACCTTATATTTGATGCCATATCTAAATTCTCAAGTTCTCCATTTTCGGTTTGGAGCACAAGACCCTGTAACCGAGGAATGCTGGGTAGAGGTGTTTCTTTGGGGACATTTTTCTGCAGTAGCAATTGGATATCAGGACAGGAGTTGAATATTGCATGCCTAAAGAATTTAGATCCTAAGCTCCATGCAATGCCAAACTGCGATCAGATTCATGCGCTCATCAGGAATTATGGACCAACTGTATTCTTTCATGCTGATGAGGTTTATTTGCCATCTTCTGTTTCATGGTTTTTCACAAATGGTGCACTATTGTACAAGGCCGGGGATTTGGTTGGTGAGGCCATTGATCCTAGTGGCTCAAATTTGCCTAGCGGTGGGAGAAATGACGGAGAGTTTTGGATAGACCTACCAAGTGATGGTGGAAGACAGATTGTCAAACATGGAAACATGGAAAGTGCAAAACTTTATGTTCATGTGAAGCCCGCTGTTGGTGGAACATTCACTGATATTGTAATGTGGGTTTTTTGTCCCTTCAATGGGCCAGGTACTCTGAAAGTTGGAATCATGAATGTTGCTTTTAGCAAGATTGGACAGCATGTGGGTGACTGGGAGCATTTTACTCTCCGCATATGCAATTTTACTGGAGAACTCTGGAGCATATACTTCTCTCAGCACAGTGGCGGCAAATGGGTGGCTGCTTATGATTTGGAATACATAGAGGGAAATAAGGCTATCGTTTATTCTTCGAAAAATGGACATGCAAGCTTTCCTCATCCAGGTACATATCTTCAGGGATCTGAAATACTTGGGATTGGAGTGAGAAATGATGCTGCTCGGAGTAATCTATATGTGGATTCAAGCATCCAATATGAACTTGTTGCTGCCGAGTATCTTGGAGAAGGGGTCGTTGCTGAGCCTAGTTGGCTGCAGTTCATGAGAAAGTGGGGTCCAACTATCGTTTATGATTCCAAAACTGAGCTAGATAAGATAATCAAGCTTTTGCCCTTGATGATTCGGTATTCTGTGGAGAATGCAGTTAGTAAGTTGCCATTGGAGCTGTATGGCGAAGAAGGTCCTACTGGGCCAAAGGAGAAGAACAACTGGGTGGGTGATGAAAGAGGCTAG
- the LOC102613175 gene encoding hypothetical protein At1g04090-like isoform X2 produces the protein MVTWVILWLRITAIKNESQGFASGRINLGEIEVCRISRFNFIWRCNLLQSKKKSATFYEPAGIPDGFYSLGHYCQFDSRPLRGFVLVARDLASSEAEAAHTSNLFKSPALQNPLDYTLVWCSDEGGQGNYEGCAFFWLPQPPDGYKSMGFLVTKTPNKPELDEVRCVRDDLTDKCEVHHLIFDAISKFSSSPFSVWSTRPCNRGMLGRGVSLGTFFCSSNWISGQELNIACLKNLDPKLHAMPNCDQIHALIRNYGPTVFFHADEVYLPSSVSWFFTNGALLYKAGDLVGEAIDPSGSNLPSGGRNDGEFWIDLPSDGGRQIVKHGNMESAKLYVHVKPAVGGTFTDIVMWVFCPFNGPGTLKVGIMNVAFSKIGQHVGDWEHFTLRICNFTGELWSIYFSQHSGGKWVAAYDLEYIEGNKAIVYSSKNGHASFPHPGTYLQGSEILGIGVRNDAARSNLYVDSSIQYELVAAEYLGEGVVAEPSWLQFMRKWGPTIVYDSKTELDKIIKLLPLMIRYSVENAVSKLPLELYGEEGPTGPKEKNNWVGDERG, from the exons ATGGTGACTTGGGTTATTTTGTGGTTGCGGATTACGGCTATTAAGAATGAAA GTCAAGGATTTGCTTCTGGACGAATAAATCTTGGAGAAATAGAAGTTTGTAGAATTTCCAGGTTTAACTTCATTTGGAGGTGCAATCTTTTGCAGAGCAAGAAAAAAAGTGCTACATTTTATGAACCAGCGGGAATCCCTGATGGATTTTATAGCCTTGGTCACTATTGCCAATTTGACAGTAGGCCTTTGAGAGGTTTTGTACTTGTGGCCAGggacttggcttcctctgagGCAGAAGCAGCTCATACCTCTAACCTTTTTAAGTCACCAGCTCTTCAAAATCCCCTTGATTATACATTAGTTTGGTGTTCAGATGAAGGAGGCCAGGGGAACTATGAAGGCTGTGCTTTCTTCTGGTTACCTCAGCCTCCTGATGGCTATAAGTCCATGGGCTTTTTGGTTACCAAAACTCCAAATAAACCTGAGTTGGATGAAGTTAGATGTGTCCGAGATGATCTAACTGATAAATGCGAAGTTCATCACCTTATATTTGATGCCATATCTAAATTCTCAAGTTCTCCATTTTCGGTTTGGAGCACAAGACCCTGTAACCGAGGAATGCTGGGTAGAGGTGTTTCTTTGGGGACATTTTTCTGCAGTAGCAATTGGATATCAGGACAGGAGTTGAATATTGCATGCCTAAAGAATTTAGATCCTAAGCTCCATGCAATGCCAAACTGCGATCAGATTCATGCGCTCATCAGGAATTATGGACCAACTGTATTCTTTCATGCTGATGAGGTTTATTTGCCATCTTCTGTTTCATGGTTTTTCACAAATGGTGCACTATTGTACAAGGCCGGGGATTTGGTTGGTGAGGCCATTGATCCTAGTGGCTCAAATTTGCCTAGCGGTGGGAGAAATGACGGAGAGTTTTGGATAGACCTACCAAGTGATGGTGGAAGACAGATTGTCAAACATGGAAACATGGAAAGTGCAAAACTTTATGTTCATGTGAAGCCCGCTGTTGGTGGAACATTCACTGATATTGTAATGTGGGTTTTTTGTCCCTTCAATGGGCCAGGTACTCTGAAAGTTGGAATCATGAATGTTGCTTTTAGCAAGATTGGACAGCATGTGGGTGACTGGGAGCATTTTACTCTCCGCATATGCAATTTTACTGGAGAACTCTGGAGCATATACTTCTCTCAGCACAGTGGCGGCAAATGGGTGGCTGCTTATGATTTGGAATACATAGAGGGAAATAAGGCTATCGTTTATTCTTCGAAAAATGGACATGCAAGCTTTCCTCATCCAGGTACATATCTTCAGGGATCTGAAATACTTGGGATTGGAGTGAGAAATGATGCTGCTCGGAGTAATCTATATGTGGATTCAAGCATCCAATATGAACTTGTTGCTGCCGAGTATCTTGGAGAAGGGGTCGTTGCTGAGCCTAGTTGGCTGCAGTTCATGAGAAAGTGGGGTCCAACTATCGTTTATGATTCCAAAACTGAGCTAGATAAGATAATCAAGCTTTTGCCCTTGATGATTCGGTATTCTGTGGAGAATGCAGTTAGTAAGTTGCCATTGGAGCTGTATGGCGAAGAAGGTCCTACTGGGCCAAAGGAGAAGAACAACTGGGTGGGTGATGAAAGAGGCTAG